The Agrobacterium larrymoorei sequence TAGGCCGGGTTTGGAAAACCAGCTCTGCCCGGCAATGCCGCTCATGAATAGAACCTCTCGTAAATGCTGCGCACGATGCCCGCCGTAATGCCCCAAATGTAGCGCTCGCCATAGGGCATTTCATAGAAAAACCGCTCTCTCCCCTGAAACATCCGGCTGCCGCGGCTGTGGTTGGCAGGGTTCATCAGAAAGGACAATGGTACCTCGAACACCTCATCCACCTCCGCCGGGTTCGGCGTCAGTGTAAATCCAGGCCTGACCACAGCCAGAACCGGCTTGATGCGAAACCCCGTGCCGGAAATATAATCGGGCATGCGCCCGACCGTCTCGATGAAACGGCGCGACATACCGATCTCTTCTTCCGTCTCGCGTAGTGCCGCCTCTTCCGGCGAGCGATCCTGCGCATCGATGCCGCCACCGGGAAAGGAGATCTGGCCGGAATGGTTGCGCAACGTCTTAGTCCGCTGGGTAAAGATCACCCGCGCGTCGTCGCCGTAATCGATGACCGGAACCAGCACCGCCGCATCCTTCAGCCGAATACCATCGCCGGAAAGTCGTACACTCGGATTGAGGATATGATCGCCGATATCCCGAGCTTCGCGATCCTCCAGCTCGGCAACACCCTCGCCATCCTCCAGGACCCGCCGCCGGAAGTCGGCAGCGGAAAATGCCATCAGTTCAGCTCTCATCGGGCAAGCGCTTCCAGCTCATCCGCAGGCATGATCGGAAACACCGCGCCGCCGGAGCGCACGGAGAACATGTCCCTGCCATCAATCTCGATAACCTCGCCGAGCTCCACCAGATCATACATCACCGCCCGAGACACCAGCGCTTCCAACCTGCCTCGGACAAGGAGATAAGGTTTTAGCTCATCATTCTCGCCGCCAGTGGTGAAGCGAAGGGGGTGCTCGAGCCCGGCTTCCACCACATCACCAACATTTGTTCGGAAGGTCAAAAGCGGCGACCCGTCCTTTTCGCTGACACTCATTTCGACGGCGATGAAAGGTGCGTCGGCGACCCGAATACCAACCCTTTCCACAGGGGTCACAAGATAGGTCTTGCCATCCTCGTCCTTGCGCAAAACCGTTGAAAACAAACGCACAAGCGGGGCTCTACCGATCGGTGTGCCCATATAGAACCATGTGCCGTCGGCGCGGATTTCCATGTCGAGATCGCCACAGAAAGGCGGCTTCCATTTCTCGACGGGAGCGGGTCCTCGGGGCTTGTCGCCCGTCTGCTCGCTGGCACGGGAAATCAATGCCGCAAGCCCTGCCGCATCCGTTGCCGCATTAATCCTGTCATCTGCCATATTCGAGCCCTGCTTTGCCAATTATGCAATAAAGGAACATGGGTAACGAGATAGTCATTTAAAGGATGCTTGTCAGCGGTTAGCGTGGCAATAAGCTATAGGCAGCGCCAAATCCCTCCTGTATTCCAATAGGAAGGTTGAAGGTCAGAGTTTGTCAGGGATAAGTGGAAACCGGTTATCCCGAAGAGACAAACGGCAACAAAAAATCGAGAATCTATCTGGTTTAAAATGAACCAGACAGATTCTAGGCACCGCTGCGGCGGGGTTTTGAGGAGAGCCATATGGGCGTGATGAACACCACCGACCCCCTCGACGAAAAGGCGATCGTCGCTGCTGCCGAAAAGGCGCTGGCCGATATCGCCGCCATTCGCGGCGAAGTCTCCAAGGTCATTTTCGGTCAGGAAAAAGTGGTGCAGAACACGCTTCTCGCCATTCTCTCGGGCGGCCATGCTCTGCTCGTCGGCGTTCCGGGTCTGGCGAAAACCAAACTCGTCACGACGCTTGGCACGGTGCTGGGGCTCGATGCCAACCGCATCCAGTTTACCCCGGACCTGATGCCCTCGGATATTCTCGGCTCCGAAGTCATGGATCAGGATGAGAGCGGCCGCCGCTCCTTCCGCTTCATCAAGGGCCCGATCTTCGGCCAGCTGCTGATGGCGGATGAAATCAACCGCGCAAGCCCGCGCACCCAGTCCGCCCTTCTGCAGTCCATGCAGGAATATCACATCACGGTGGCAGGTCAGCGCTACGATCTGCCCAAACCCTTCCACGTTCTGGCAACCCAGAATCCGCTGGAGCAGGAAGGCACCTATCCCCTGCCGGAAGCCCAGCTTGACCGCTTCCTGTTGCAGGTGGATGTGGATTATCCCGAACTTGCCGCCGAACGCCAGATCCTGCTCGACACCACGGGGACGTCATCGGCAGAAGCACGCCGCATGATCGAGGCCGAGCGGTTGATCGAAATCCAGGGTTTGATCCGCCAGATGCCGGTCAGCGACAAGGTGGTGGATGCGATCCTTTCGCTCGTCCGTTCCGCTCGCCCAGGCCACGGCAACAAGCTGACAGACAAGAACGTCGCATGGGGTCCAGGCCCGCGTGCCGGACAATCTCTGATGCTGACGGCGCGTGCACGCGCGCTTTACGAAGGCCGCCTGGCGCCCTCGCTCGATGACATCTATGCGCTGGCGGAACCCGTGCTGGAACACCGCATGGCGCTGACCTTTGCAGCCCGCGCCGAGGGCATGTCGGTGCGCGACGTGATTGCCGGGCTCGTAGAACAGGCCAAGAGCTAAGCCGTTGCCCAAGCAAAAACGGTCTTAAAAAAACACAGGAGCGCATGTGGCATCCATCGGCCAGATCGTAGAGCAGACATCGGGCAGCGACGTGCTGGCCCGCGCGCGCCAGCGCGCCGCTCTGGTGCCGGATTGCATGGTGGAAGCCAGGCGCATCGCCAACACCGTGACAGCCGGCTGGCACGGCCGCCGCAAGCGCGGCATCGGCGAGAACTTCTGGCAGTTCCGCCCCTATGCCGATGGCGAAAGCCTGTCGCGCATCGACTGGCGGCGCTCCGCCCGCGACGATCATACCTATGTGCGCGATCGCGAATGGGAAGCCGCCCACACCATCTGGCTCTGGGCCGATCTCTCGCCCTCCATGATGTATAAGTCGACGCTCGGAACCGTCTCCAAGGAAAGCCGCGCGCTGGTCCTGATGCTGGCGCTGGCGGAGATTCTCGCCCGCTCCGGTGAGCGCATCGGCTGCCCCGGCATCATGGAGCCGGTCTCTGCCCGCAACGCCGCCGAGCGGCTGGCAAATGCCATCATGCATGCGCCCGCCACGACCGGCCTGCCCGATACCAGCATGATCCGCGGTGCCAGCGACATCGTGCTGATCGGCGACTTTCTCGATGATGCGACAACCATCATGGAGCGGCTCTCGCCGCTGGCGCGCCGTGGTCTTGGCGGTCACGTGGTGGAAATTGCCGATCCGGCGGAAGAGGTCTTCCCCTATAGCGGGCGCACGGAATTTTCCGATCCCGAAACCGGCGAAAAGCTGACGTCCGGACGGGCTGAAACCATCCGCGAGGATTACACCCGCGCCTATTTCGCCCGCCGCGAAGCGCTCTCCTCCTCGCTGCGCCGACTCGGCTGGAACTTCATCTTCCACCGCACCGATCATCTGGCCTCCGAAGCGCTGGTTGCCATGCACATGTATCTCTCCGGCTCTCCCGCCGGCGGGCGAAACGGAGACCGCCCATGAGCGCGCTCCCTTTCGTCTTCACCAGCCCCTACATTCTCTTTGGCCTTCTGGCGCTTCCCGCCATCTGGTGGCTCCTGCGCCTCACGCCACCGCGCCCGAAGGCGGAAGTCTTTCCGCCGCTGCGCATTCTCGCAACGGTTCTGAAGCGCGAGGAAACACCATCGAAAAGCCCTTGGTGGCTGACGCTGCTCCGCATGCTGCTCGCCGCCGCCGTCATCCTTGCGCTTGCCGATCCGGTCATCAATCCGCGCAACAATACGCTGGCCGGAAGCGGCCCGCTGGTGCTGATCGTCGACAATGGCTGGGCCTCCGCTCCGGATTGGGAGCGCCGCGTCCGAACCGCAGAAGCCTTGATCGGCGATGCAGAGCGCGCCGAGCGCCCTGTGTCTCTGACCTTTACTGCAGATCGCGAACATGATGCCGAACCCGGTACGACGGCCGCTGCACTGGAAAAACTTGCCGCCGCCAAGCCACAGCCGCTGGTGCCGGACCGCGTGCGCGCCGCCGAATCCGTCATCGAGGCGATGAACGGCACCGCGCCCGGCACCCTTGCCTACATCACCGATGGCGTCGCTACGCCGGAAGACCGCGCGGCCCTGAGCAGCCTTGCCAGCCTTCAGGCCTCCGAGTTCCGCGTCATTGAAGGCGATGGCCACCAGGTTGCCGCCATTACCGGCGCGGAAAACGGTGCCGACACCATGAATGTTTCGCTGTCGCGCTTGAACACCAACGGACCGGCCAATTACACCATCAATGCGCAGGATGCCCAGGGCCGCATTCTCGCAAGCGACAGCGCAAGCTTTGCCCCGGGTGCAGCCGAAACCACGACCAAGCTCAATGCACCGTTCGAACTGCGCAACGATTTCGCCCGTCTCTCCATAGACCGGCTGTCCACCGCAGGCGCGGTTCACCTGCTGGATGATGGCTTCCGCCGCCGCCGCGTGGCGCTTCTCGCCGGCGAAACCGGCAATGATTTCCAGCCGCTGC is a genomic window containing:
- a CDS encoding DUF58 domain-containing protein, translated to MASIGQIVEQTSGSDVLARARQRAALVPDCMVEARRIANTVTAGWHGRRKRGIGENFWQFRPYADGESLSRIDWRRSARDDHTYVRDREWEAAHTIWLWADLSPSMMYKSTLGTVSKESRALVLMLALAEILARSGERIGCPGIMEPVSARNAAERLANAIMHAPATTGLPDTSMIRGASDIVLIGDFLDDATTIMERLSPLARRGLGGHVVEIADPAEEVFPYSGRTEFSDPETGEKLTSGRAETIREDYTRAYFARREALSSSLRRLGWNFIFHRTDHLASEALVAMHMYLSGSPAGGRNGDRP
- a CDS encoding AAA family ATPase — protein: MGVMNTTDPLDEKAIVAAAEKALADIAAIRGEVSKVIFGQEKVVQNTLLAILSGGHALLVGVPGLAKTKLVTTLGTVLGLDANRIQFTPDLMPSDILGSEVMDQDESGRRSFRFIKGPIFGQLLMADEINRASPRTQSALLQSMQEYHITVAGQRYDLPKPFHVLATQNPLEQEGTYPLPEAQLDRFLLQVDVDYPELAAERQILLDTTGTSSAEARRMIEAERLIEIQGLIRQMPVSDKVVDAILSLVRSARPGHGNKLTDKNVAWGPGPRAGQSLMLTARARALYEGRLAPSLDDIYALAEPVLEHRMALTFAARAEGMSVRDVIAGLVEQAKS
- a CDS encoding NUDIX hydrolase, producing MRAELMAFSAADFRRRVLEDGEGVAELEDREARDIGDHILNPSVRLSGDGIRLKDAAVLVPVIDYGDDARVIFTQRTKTLRNHSGQISFPGGGIDAQDRSPEEAALRETEEEIGMSRRFIETVGRMPDYISGTGFRIKPVLAVVRPGFTLTPNPAEVDEVFEVPLSFLMNPANHSRGSRMFQGRERFFYEMPYGERYIWGITAGIVRSIYERFYS
- a CDS encoding DUF1285 domain-containing protein; this encodes MADDRINAATDAAGLAALISRASEQTGDKPRGPAPVEKWKPPFCGDLDMEIRADGTWFYMGTPIGRAPLVRLFSTVLRKDEDGKTYLVTPVERVGIRVADAPFIAVEMSVSEKDGSPLLTFRTNVGDVVEAGLEHPLRFTTGGENDELKPYLLVRGRLEALVSRAVMYDLVELGEVIEIDGRDMFSVRSGGAVFPIMPADELEALAR